Proteins encoded within one genomic window of Conchiformibius steedae:
- a CDS encoding DUF2818 family protein → MTASMYTLLALAVFFANFPFVTQRLLGVFPVRGGKKRFLVHLGEWLLGFVVCGLLARLLEARAGTVHPQDWEFYAVVLCLYAVCAFPAFVWRYFWHGRNRE, encoded by the coding sequence ATGACTGCCTCAATGTACACTTTATTGGCACTGGCTGTGTTCTTTGCCAATTTTCCTTTTGTTACCCAACGTTTATTGGGTGTGTTTCCTGTGCGTGGGGGCAAAAAGCGTTTTCTCGTGCATTTGGGCGAATGGCTGTTGGGATTTGTGGTGTGTGGATTGTTGGCGCGACTGCTGGAAGCACGGGCGGGAACGGTACATCCGCAGGATTGGGAATTTTATGCGGTGGTGTTGTGCTTGTATGCCGTGTGTGCGTTTCCCGCGTTTGTGTGGCGTTATTTTTGGCACGGGCGCAATCGTGAGTGA
- a CDS encoding NADH-quinone oxidoreductase subunit M produces the protein MFFNNLLSLAIWVPVIAGVLVLATGSDERAGFARILALIGALAGFVVTLPLFVLFDRSNGGYQFTELHQWIPALNVHYALGVDGISVLFVILNAFITLMVVLAGWEVIQKKTAQYMAAFLIMSGLINGAFAAQDALLFYVFFEGMLIPLYLIIGMWGGPRRVYASVKLFLYTLLGSLLMLVGLVYLSHQAGSFAIADLQNIKHIPMGVQQLLFVAFFMAFAVKVPMFPVHTWLPDAHVEAPTGGSMVLAAITLKIGAYGFLRFILPVLPDASRFFAPVVIVLSLIAVIYIGMVALVQTDMKKLVAYSSISHMGFVTLGIFLFSGVFSGGELGELNTWGLKGAIVQMISHGFVSAAMFMCIGVMYDRLHTRNIADYGGVVNVMPKFAAFMMLFGMANAGLPATSGFVGEFMVIMGSVQVNFWIGALAALTLIYGASYTLWMYKRTIFGEIHNPEVREMKDINCREFAVLAILAVVVLGMGLYPEPFVAVVHEAADGLIAQVAQSKI, from the coding sequence ATGTTTTTTAATAATTTACTCAGCTTGGCAATTTGGGTGCCAGTGATAGCGGGGGTGCTGGTTTTAGCCACTGGCTCGGATGAACGTGCTGGTTTTGCCCGTATTTTGGCATTAATCGGGGCATTGGCGGGGTTTGTGGTAACGCTGCCGCTGTTTGTGCTGTTTGACCGCAGTAATGGCGGTTATCAGTTTACCGAGCTGCATCAATGGATTCCTGCGCTGAATGTGCATTACGCTTTGGGAGTGGACGGCATTTCCGTGCTGTTTGTGATTCTGAATGCGTTTATTACGCTGATGGTGGTGCTGGCAGGCTGGGAAGTGATTCAGAAAAAAACGGCGCAGTATATGGCGGCGTTCCTGATTATGTCGGGGCTGATTAACGGTGCGTTTGCGGCACAAGATGCTTTGTTGTTTTATGTGTTTTTTGAGGGCATGCTGATTCCGTTGTACCTGATTATCGGTATGTGGGGCGGTCCGCGCCGTGTGTATGCTTCGGTAAAACTGTTTTTATACACGCTGTTGGGTTCGCTTCTGATGCTGGTGGGTTTGGTGTATCTGTCGCATCAGGCGGGCAGCTTTGCGATTGCCGATTTGCAAAATATCAAACACATTCCGATGGGCGTGCAACAACTGCTGTTTGTGGCGTTCTTTATGGCGTTTGCGGTAAAAGTGCCGATGTTCCCTGTGCATACTTGGTTGCCCGATGCACACGTTGAAGCGCCGACTGGTGGTTCAATGGTATTGGCAGCGATTACGCTGAAAATCGGTGCATACGGTTTCTTGCGCTTTATTTTGCCTGTGTTGCCTGATGCTTCACGCTTTTTTGCGCCTGTGGTGATTGTGTTGAGCCTGATTGCGGTAATTTATATTGGTATGGTGGCTTTGGTACAAACCGATATGAAAAAACTGGTGGCGTATTCGTCTATCAGCCACATGGGCTTTGTAACGCTGGGTATTTTCCTGTTTAGCGGTGTGTTTTCAGGCGGCGAGTTAGGTGAGTTGAATACTTGGGGCTTGAAAGGTGCGATTGTGCAGATGATTTCGCACGGTTTTGTGTCGGCGGCGATGTTTATGTGTATTGGTGTGATGTACGACCGTTTGCACACGCGCAATATTGCCGATTATGGCGGTGTGGTGAATGTGATGCCTAAGTTTGCGGCGTTTATGATGCTGTTTGGCATGGCAAACGCAGGCTTGCCTGCTACTTCGGGCTTTGTGGGCGAGTTTATGGTGATTATGGGCTCGGTGCAGGTAAATTTCTGGATTGGCGCACTGGCTGCTTTAACCTTGATTTATGGTGCATCTTATACGCTGTGGATGTACAAACGCACTATTTTTGGCGAGATTCACAATCCTGAAGTGCGTGAAATGAAGGATATTAACTGCCGCGAATTTGCTGTGTTGGCGATTTTGGCGGTGGTGGTGCTGGGCATGGGTCTGTATCCCGAGCCGTTTGTGGCGGTGGTGCATGAAGCTGCCGATGGTTTGATTGCCCAAGTGGCGCAAAGTAAGATTTGA
- the nuoN gene encoding NADH-quinone oxidoreductase subunit NuoN, with the protein MNNWNPTWNWADLNLTVAAPEIVLLTGLFAVLLADLWTSDDKRYITHWLSVGVLLSAAFGQWGVWQSQGAVGAFNNMYIADGLSQLTKIAVYLGMAVLFIYARPYNQMRGIDKGEFYTLSLFAVSGMSIMISANHFLSAYLGLELLSLALYALIALRRDSVVASEAALKYFVLGALASGLLLYGISMVYGATGTLEFSQIVDLARAGSVNGWLLKLGVLFIVAGVAFKFGAVPFHMWVPDVYQGAPTSVAALVGSLPKIAATVFAFRILVGGLVLQKGDWQPMFAILAILSLLVGNLAAIMQTDIKRMFAFSTVSHMGFILLAFIGSVIGVEAAVYYAIAYALMALAGFGVLMLLSRDGRECENLSDLAGLNQRNAWYAFVMLLVMFSMAGIPPLMGFYAKFAVLKALISTNAYVWVLPVAVFAVVMSLVGAFYYLRVVKIMYFDDKTDDAPVQGDSTAKLLLSANALLLLLWGVMPEQLMGWIRVAVANAGLTLGS; encoded by the coding sequence ATGAATAACTGGAATCCGACTTGGAATTGGGCTGACCTGAATTTAACCGTTGCCGCGCCCGAAATCGTCTTGCTGACGGGTTTGTTTGCGGTGCTGCTGGCGGATTTGTGGACCAGCGACGACAAGCGTTACATCACGCATTGGCTGAGTGTGGGCGTGCTGTTAAGTGCTGCATTCGGACAATGGGGCGTGTGGCAGTCGCAAGGTGCAGTAGGTGCATTCAACAATATGTATATTGCTGACGGCTTGTCGCAATTAACTAAAATTGCCGTGTATTTGGGTATGGCGGTGTTGTTTATCTATGCCAGACCGTATAACCAAATGCGCGGTATTGATAAAGGCGAGTTTTACACCCTGTCGCTGTTTGCCGTGAGTGGTATGAGCATTATGATTAGTGCCAACCACTTTTTGAGCGCGTACTTGGGCTTGGAACTGCTGTCTTTGGCATTGTATGCGCTGATTGCGCTGCGCCGTGATTCTGTCGTAGCTTCTGAAGCGGCGTTGAAATATTTTGTTTTGGGTGCGTTGGCATCGGGTTTGCTGTTATACGGTATTTCCATGGTGTACGGCGCAACGGGTACGCTGGAATTCAGTCAGATTGTGGATTTGGCGCGTGCCGGTTCGGTAAATGGCTGGCTGTTGAAATTGGGCGTGCTGTTTATTGTGGCGGGTGTGGCGTTTAAATTTGGTGCCGTGCCGTTTCACATGTGGGTGCCTGATGTGTATCAGGGTGCGCCCACTTCTGTGGCTGCTTTGGTGGGTTCGCTGCCTAAAATTGCGGCAACCGTATTTGCCTTCCGCATTTTGGTGGGCGGACTGGTGCTGCAAAAAGGCGATTGGCAGCCGATGTTTGCGATTTTGGCGATTTTGTCGCTGCTGGTGGGTAATTTGGCAGCGATTATGCAAACCGACATCAAACGCATGTTTGCCTTTTCTACCGTATCGCACATGGGTTTTATTTTGCTGGCGTTTATCGGCAGCGTGATTGGCGTGGAAGCAGCGGTTTACTATGCCATTGCCTATGCACTGATGGCATTGGCGGGCTTCGGCGTATTGATGCTGTTGAGCCGTGATGGACGCGAATGCGAAAATTTAAGCGATTTGGCAGGCTTGAACCAGCGCAATGCGTGGTATGCTTTTGTAATGCTGCTGGTAATGTTCAGCATGGCAGGTATCCCACCGCTGATGGGTTTTTACGCCAAATTTGCGGTATTAAAAGCCTTAATCAGCACCAATGCTTATGTTTGGGTCTTGCCTGTTGCCGTGTTTGCTGTGGTAATGTCGCTGGTGGGTGCGTTCTACTATCTGCGCGTGGTGAAAATCATGTATTTTGATGATAAAACCGATGACGCACCCGTGCAAGGCGATTCTACTGCCAAGCTGCTGTTGTCTGCCAATGCCTTGTTGTTGTTGCTGTGGGGCGTGATGCCTGAACAGCTGATGGGCTGGATTCGCGTGGCGGTGGCAAACGCAGGTTTGACTTTGGGTAGCTAG